In Mercenaria mercenaria strain notata chromosome 13, MADL_Memer_1, whole genome shotgun sequence, the DNA window TTCAATCACAAAGAAGGTGCAAATCATCAACGATGTGCTTAtttaattaaaatggattttgagaaatacatgtatgaattaagtaaaaattatgttatttttagaattaagGCGCTTTAATTTTGCGCGCCTTGGGAAACCTGTATGCATTCTAACAGATCAAAAGTGAGACTATAATGTGGTTTGGGTTTattctgtttttaacatttaacaaacgACTTATTAATGATACACGTATTTCGTGTGCGAGTGCATcacatgtgtgtgcgtgtgtgtatgtcGTGCTCTAGACCAGGTCCTTTGGTCCGTGGAACATAATaatgatttatttccctttgacGTAATCAAAACACAGAAGGGtcatttttattgaacaaaaaatTGGCTCAGCCCTAGGTGAACTTCTGCCCGaattttagtcccctactggtttcAACCGGAAGGACTGTTTATTCCCATCCATATATGTCTGTCCGCAAAAATTGTGTCCTGCAATTTCTTGGCTGACAGAAAACCAAATGTTATTTCaaatccaaaatggctgccagtcGGCCATCTTGGGTCCGATCAGGAAAAATTATACGGCCATCAACTATATACAGTGATAAACATttccacaaaatttaattaaaaatggcCTACTTATCTATAAGATGATTCCGGACACATTTTACGGACGGACGGCCGATGTGCGATAACATTATACGTCTCCTTTGACGTATACAAATATTAATAGCTTCTTTGCAATGAATTGTTTGTCACATTTATAATAGCTTCTTTGCAATGAATTGTTTGTCACATTTATATAGTATAAAACTTACTGTCTCAATATTGCAATGttaatatgaaaacatttatgatatttaattatgTTGAAATATGTACTACAAAGCTTTATTTTCgacattaattaaaacaaaactttctttGTCGACTAAgtacagtgtacatgtattttcttttccAGGAGACAAAGTGACAACACATGCTATTCCTTAGCCTTCCATATGTTCAAAGCCATGCTGTTCTTATAACTGACATCCGCGAGtttcaatgaaaataattctaagacaagaaatatctttaaaaatgatggtcggcgaattgtaataaggaaagaagtttatgaatttttcatctaacattcatctttcatctaacatttttcaaattgcaaaactaaacaccgcactttaacaatttaaatggttctcttttaatttttcgcaaaggtttcgtagggttgcaattttgtttcgtttatccttagacgaataattacagcagtagtttgatgaagattcatgaagcggttcatgagaagaggtcattaaacgtgtttatattttttagctaaattggtccctatccccatttgtaacaaattagcaggagaccttacgatattgttacacatcgagtttgataaaaatccattacattttagtggttaatgcgaagaaaggcatatctacttttagctatagtggtccctaatagggcccaagttcctatataaataaatttggaagaggaccttataatgatgctccagaccaagtatgacaaatgtttatttattatttttatttatttctaaaataggccaactgatcccgctttaagaaatgcatattcgctattcacgaatctttggacaatgacgtcaaacctataaaaagtgaaggtcaagcaaaacatacaatatgtaattatttcaatatttctgtttcataagcaaagtttgaccgtagtcatgcaacgtaccttcatttcagtgtaatgagattcagttatatataacatatatataataaaacagatttcaactaagttcaatatttgcataccatactaaagaaaaatattcatatataataaatcagttaaataatttataacaaatatatcaaagcaaacaagtactcattttaatatgcaatctgaataagtcacaaaagcaagaaaccttttcatatgcagacgacaattgtaacaaggaaaatcttttaaaaagcacttctctacataaaagactttatcacacccttattcatgtgatacgcagaccgtattcagctctttctttaatttgatatatgttggtatttgaacaggtttttatcgtatttattaaatttacttatcattttgagatatatcaatattcttgctaaatatattgagccaaagttagctttaaaactgtgaacagcgtcgtttaggataaacgctttgtctacatttcactcagcgtagcacaatcaacagagtgaaagaaattgacactctcgtccaatcaggcagagtgttgcataaatcttccattttgataaattatctataatgcgttatcatgtagtttgatttgcaaactgaagtcacgtggcataggtaacgaaaacgaatttagacggcgttcgccgaaaaatattCCCTACTGTACACTGTATTGCTCATTGTCTTTTACGGTTTAAATTAATCTTAATTGGAGGTAGGAAAAActatttttgcaaaattgaaagaagtgtttttttttgttatattagtTTAGTACACTGCAATGACTATATATGCTGtaaacggtgtttgtttgtttgtttttattttagaacaGGGACACTCGGGCTAAGACATACTTAAACATCTATATATCACACGTTTAACTTCTTCTTGAATTTATAAGATAAAACGCAAGGGTAGTTTTCCCGGAAGCATAGGGCACCTCACACACAGCCATAAGGCAATGGCATAAAAAATgccaatgaaataaaaataggaAATTGCTTAAATAGAACATGAAGATGCTACTTTAACTGGAGAAATAACGAGGATTGTTTTCCTTTCCACCATTacccggaagtgctgcttgattaccaaTTTAGTACTTCTGTTCCTACGGATTTTATTGCttagatgaaatttaaaacttgCTTTATGTGAACGCTTCTTTAGCTATAAGCAGATATGTACTTAGAattaaacattaaacttaacattaaataaaaaagaaaaggagaaaagaaaaacaagatgcAAAACGCAGATAGCACAAAGCAAGAAtccagaaataaaaataaaatgaaaatgaaagctgtcccatcaggatttaataaaatgcagccgtATCCACTATTTAAATCTAAAATATCGTAGAAACTGCTTTATTTGGATGTCTTCATAGCTATAACATATGTGTAgacatgtatatttgttttaaaggaaaacaaaaacaaatcaactAGCAAAAAGCAAGAAGTAAGAGCGAAAACAGGTCGCACTGGGATTCCATAGTCCGCAAATGTTACAGATTAAGTGTTCGAACATCTAGCGATTTAACAGATTGCGTCTTCACATGTCGAAACCAGACTTTGTTATGTTATTAGTTTCACCTCGCTGAATTAAGTATGAATATGTTTAACGACATCTCTTTGATCCTGTTTAAGATCTGTGTAATATTGATGGTTATGTTAAGTCAGACATACTGGATACAGCGTACTTTCAAATAAAACTGCGCAACATTTTGTCATAATTTCTGTTGACAGAAAGAGTTGAAATGAACACCAAGGTCTGTTTTCTTTCGCTATTCTTATGCTCATATATCACTAATATTAAGGCTTTTGGTTCTTATACGAGTTCGAGTTCACCTACCACTTCAACTTCAATTTCACCACCCGGGAAAAACACCACTGAGGCGTCTCCGGAGACAAGTTCAGCACCCGGGAAAAACACCACTGAGGCGTCTCCTGAGACAACTTCACCACCCGGGAAAAACACCACTGAGGCGTCTCCTGAGACAACTTCACCACCCGAGAAAAATACAATCGAGGCACCTACTGAGCAATGTGGCTGTTTGGATGTAACAAAATTAGACAACGATATAGAACATATATACAACAAACTAGCGGAGATACTGGAACAAGGAACCAATGTGAAAGAAATACCTAACATAAGTGTGAAAATTGAAAAGATCGTAAgtggaataagaaataaaacttgCCAATGTTCAGACAGGATTCATCTTGGGGAGATGGCAGAGGAAACCCACTCGAAAATTGATGCTGTACTTGCAATATTAAATGTAAGCAGAAATTGTGAATGCGATGATGGAAACAAATTGGAAAAACACAATGCTGATATACTTGCTAAGCTTGATGAACTTGTAACAATGGCTGATGCAATAAATAGTGGTATAGAGAACAGCAGAAAGGATAATTCAGATATAAAAGCTAAACTAGAGTTTATTGTAGAGGGTGACGCGAGCAATGACAACTGCAATATATCTCACATTGAAGAGGACAATGATCAAATCAAGCTTACACTTGACGAGATTCTTGGATACCTGTCTACTGATGATGTAAAAGAATGCAACTGTGAAGGACAACTTCGAATTCTATATAATAGAATAAGTGAAAAATTAGATGATATTCTGGTAAAGATAAACGAGACTGACCGGCAGGACAGAGCTGGCAGAAATGGATCAGTGCGGTTGAACCTTGATGAGATAAATTACAAACTAGATCTGATTATTGAACACGATATCACTGGAGGAAAAAAAGACAGTGAATGCGTTAACATGAATGATCTGGAAGGGGTTGTGTCTCAGTATTGTAATGATGGTGGAAGAAATAGGAAACGAAACAAGGGAAGAAGGAAAGGAAAGGATCCAGAACAAGAggacaagaaaaaaagaaagggaACGGAGGAGAGAAGTAAGCCGTTTGCTTTAGGATTTAACATGGTCATAGAAAAAAGACAACTAGATGATGTTTGTTTACAACTTAACGCgttctttgaaaataattgaaaaaagttTAGTTTTGACAGCATTTGTTTGTGAATATAATAAATTTCTTGGCATTTCTTCTTCTAGGAAAGAACATAAATCCAGTTATTCGTAATTTTCTCAGCTTGTTTCAAATCATTTACCGTAAGCTTGTTTCTAACTTCCTTTACCTAACACCTAGTTTACtgagatttttttcttatttcttatttgttGCTTTTTCaagaatgttttatattttacaggaCAACCCTGGGAAATACCGAAAAAGGATGTAGACGATTTGCTTTTTGCTTATAAAGGTTGTATAGAAAAAGCCATGAAAGACCTTCATGAATGGTTTGAGGACAAAAAGTGGGGAAGAATGCCTCCCGAAGTCCAAAAAATAATGATCACATTATACTGCAAAATTGGCTTTAAAGAACTGAAAACCTTAAGAAAGATGAAAGCGTTACTTGAGGTAAGATGATATTAGACCGGTAATATTTCCAGAAATTGtgttttattgatgatttataatCTTAAGTTAATTATACAATACAGGAAATACgtcctcaaaagaaatccaagccaaactctgaaaatttGGTGATATTTGAGGACAGCTTCCTTtagaaagaaatgtaaatttatctaaaataaaatcaattaaacgaaatattagtatcatttctttatccATATGTATGCATCacataataaagcagttcaagaagcattttataaataattcccataactgtttatgattttttagtaaatgtcaAGTATCCCACCCATCTGTAGTAACATTGtgaatgcatttttgttttatgaatcCTCTATGAatgttttgttcttgtttctgactttgaaaTGCACATGTGTGGTGCTCAGCCCCTTTTAACTTCAGTACTGAcaagtttgttttagaaatatgtataatTTGGCGACCCGAGGCTTTTtttgacaaagatggtaaaaaactaaatgtagcctattattccttgtttaaaaaaaacaaacatttcgtcaccttagtgcaaaaagtgaataagtgcTTCTTTAAGTCagtgcagttatccacttcttgcactgaggtgacgatttATGCTATAGCAGAACAGTAGCAGAACAATACAATCTCAAAAATGTATCATGATATTTTTAGgactttttcctgttttttttttccttacatattacttattccacaccaaaaagTTCATGCTGGAATTCGTTCAACTCCAAAACTTAAAATTACCAGCCTATATGAGaaagataagaaaaaaacaactttgaactgtaaataaatgaaatagaaa includes these proteins:
- the LOC123529520 gene encoding uncharacterized protein LOC123529520; the protein is MNTKVCFLSLFLCSYITNIKAFGSYTSSSSPTTSTSISPPGKNTTEASPETSSAPGKNTTEASPETTSPPGKNTTEASPETTSPPEKNTIEAPTEQCGCLDVTKLDNDIEHIYNKLAEILEQGTNVKEIPNISVKIEKIVSGIRNKTCQCSDRIHLGEMAEETHSKIDAVLAILNVSRNCECDDGNKLEKHNADILAKLDELVTMADAINSGIENSRKDNSDIKAKLEFIVEGDASNDNCNISHIEEDNDQIKLTLDEILGYLSTDDVKECNCEGQLRILYNRISEKLDDILVKINETDRQDRAGRNGSVRLNLDEINYKLDLIIEHDITGGKKDSECVNMNDLEGVVSQYCNDGGRNRKRNKGRRKGKDPEQEDKKKRKGTEERRQPWEIPKKDVDDLLFAYKGCIEKAMKDLHEWFEDKKWGRMPPEVQKIMITLYCKIGFKELKTLRKMKALLERGNWISAAQELEKWYRAKKLYHDDAAKKLIEKLKAFKGKMAPKE